A single Brevundimonas sp. SL130 DNA region contains:
- a CDS encoding DMT family transporter, translated as MNPSLIAILIVVLAGGATALQAPTNAKLATAVASPVNAAFISFAVGTTVLGIVAALMHTRPDFAATRALPWYAWMGGVYGACFVVAAAWGVPRLGVAMTITLMVGGQLLLSLVLDHFGALGVPRQPLNLGRIAGVGLVLAGVLLVRRS; from the coding sequence ATGAACCCCTCGCTGATCGCCATTCTGATTGTCGTCCTGGCCGGGGGCGCCACCGCCCTCCAGGCGCCGACCAACGCCAAGCTGGCGACCGCCGTCGCCTCGCCGGTCAATGCGGCCTTTATCTCCTTCGCCGTCGGCACGACGGTGCTGGGGATCGTCGCCGCCCTGATGCACACCCGCCCCGACTTCGCCGCCACGCGCGCCCTGCCCTGGTACGCCTGGATGGGCGGGGTTTACGGCGCCTGTTTCGTGGTCGCCGCCGCCTGGGGCGTGCCGCGCCTGGGCGTGGCCATGACCATCACCCTGATGGTCGGCGGCCAGCTGCTGCTCAGCCTGGTCCTGGATCATTTCGGCGCCCTGGGCGTGCCGCGCCAGCCGCTGAACCTGGGCCGGATCGCGGGGGTGGGCCTAGTTCTGGCAGGCGTGCTGCTGGTCCGCCGGTCGTAA
- a CDS encoding alpha/beta hydrolase — translation MPVSRRVALLGLTLAALSTPALAQRRLARRRNESGHSAVAPAHTWTFGPDPLQAYDVYADRGTGPILVFVHGGGWSRGERAMVSELPAYAQRHSLTLASTSYRLAPAVSARESAMDVAAAVADLKRRLPGRPLYLLGHSAGAHLAALVGIDPDYLGAVGLKPSDLAGVILLDGAGYDATAPRGDGRIDQWLDQTYDQAFGDQAAALSPTLRVRPGVAYPPFLIFHVARRQDSAVQSRGLAEALTRVGSRADVVAAPDDSHMTINRGFGVAGDPEGERAARFISG, via the coding sequence ATGCCCGTTTCCCGTCGCGTCGCCCTGCTGGGCCTGACGCTCGCCGCCCTATCGACCCCGGCCCTGGCCCAGCGCCGTCTAGCGCGGCGGCGGAACGAGTCCGGCCACAGCGCCGTGGCGCCCGCCCACACCTGGACCTTCGGCCCCGATCCGCTCCAGGCCTATGACGTCTATGCGGACCGTGGAACCGGGCCGATCCTGGTGTTCGTCCACGGCGGCGGCTGGTCGCGCGGTGAACGGGCGATGGTCAGCGAACTGCCTGCCTATGCCCAGCGCCACAGCCTGACCCTGGCCTCGACCAGCTATCGTCTGGCCCCCGCCGTCAGCGCCCGCGAGTCGGCCATGGACGTCGCCGCCGCCGTCGCCGACCTGAAACGCCGCCTGCCGGGCCGCCCCCTCTATCTGCTGGGCCATTCCGCCGGGGCCCATCTGGCCGCCCTGGTCGGGATCGACCCCGACTATCTGGGCGCGGTCGGTCTGAAGCCTTCGGACTTGGCGGGGGTCATCCTGCTGGACGGCGCCGGCTATGACGCCACCGCCCCGCGCGGGGACGGCCGCATCGACCAGTGGCTGGACCAGACCTATGATCAGGCCTTCGGCGACCAGGCCGCCGCCCTGTCGCCCACCCTGCGGGTCCGCCCCGGCGTCGCCTATCCGCCCTTCCTGATCTTCCATGTCGCCCGGCGTCAGGACTCGGCCGTCCAGAGCCGCGGCTTGGCCGAAGCCCTGACCCGCGTGGGCAGTCGAGCCGATGTGGTCGCCGCCCCCGACGACAGCCACATGACCATCAACCGCGGCTTCGGCGTCGCCGGCGACCCCGAGGGCGAACGCGCCGCCCGCTTCATCTCGGGCTAA
- a CDS encoding NUDIX domain-containing protein — protein sequence MSTWRTHIEPFTRPLFFVWSRLTRGKTLGVRGVAVDAGGRVLLVKHTYLAGWWLPGGGVDKGESTQDAVVRELREEAGLIARTPPRLISIHSNERFFPGDHVLVFRIDAFDLGERSSEGEIAEIGWFHPAVLPPDTNRGTRARLAEIFDDVETDTNW from the coding sequence ATGAGCACCTGGCGCACCCACATCGAACCCTTCACCCGTCCCCTCTTTTTCGTCTGGTCGCGGCTGACGCGCGGCAAGACCTTGGGGGTGCGCGGCGTCGCCGTCGATGCGGGCGGGCGGGTGCTGCTGGTCAAACACACCTATCTGGCCGGCTGGTGGCTGCCCGGCGGCGGGGTGGACAAGGGCGAGTCCACCCAGGACGCCGTGGTGCGCGAACTGAGGGAAGAGGCCGGCCTGATCGCCCGCACCCCGCCGCGCCTGATCTCGATCCATTCCAACGAGCGGTTCTTCCCCGGCGATCATGTGCTGGTCTTCCGCATCGACGCCTTCGACCTTGGCGAGCGGTCCAGCGAGGGCGAGATCGCCGAGATCGGTTGGTTCCACCCCGCCGTCCTGCCGCCGGACACCAACCGAGGGACGCGCGCCCGCCTGGCCGAAATCTTCGACGACGTAGAGACCGATACGAATTGGTGA
- a CDS encoding sulfotransferase, translating to MHDAPRPRRLHITGAPRSGTTLLHVMVLTCFDIDGPIEAEQRLRRPIPRDRRLVCTKCPGEVEAAVDILKLDPRLDVIYVARDPREVITSEHAAYPGRYFTNLRVWRRAARTAARAKDHPRFHVVDYHRLVTEPDRVQAELMTAMPWLRPLRRFSEYHLAVDRPNAEWLPAMRQIRPVCPSSLGAWRRHLPRLQGQLRRHGDLGAELIAQGYEPDRTWMRLLDGVEPDLSPSVNAETLSLRRRLKERLPRLRDMTLYVMRNRGAAARSLT from the coding sequence ATGCACGACGCACCCCGCCCGAGACGCCTGCACATCACCGGCGCGCCCCGCAGCGGCACCACCCTGCTCCATGTCATGGTCCTGACCTGTTTCGACATCGACGGACCGATCGAGGCGGAACAGAGGTTGCGTCGCCCGATCCCGCGCGACCGCCGCCTGGTCTGCACCAAATGTCCGGGCGAGGTTGAGGCGGCGGTCGATATCCTGAAACTGGATCCGCGCCTGGACGTCATCTATGTCGCCCGCGATCCGCGAGAGGTGATCACCAGCGAACACGCGGCCTATCCCGGCCGATATTTCACCAATCTGCGCGTCTGGCGCCGGGCCGCGCGCACCGCGGCCCGCGCCAAGGACCATCCGCGCTTTCACGTGGTGGACTACCACCGTCTGGTGACCGAGCCCGACCGGGTCCAGGCCGAACTGATGACGGCCATGCCATGGTTGCGTCCGTTGCGCCGCTTCTCAGAATATCACCTCGCCGTGGACCGGCCGAACGCGGAATGGCTGCCCGCCATGCGCCAGATCCGTCCCGTCTGTCCGTCCAGCCTGGGCGCCTGGCGCCGCCACCTGCCCCGGCTCCAGGGCCAGCTGCGTCGTCACGGCGACCTCGGCGCCGAACTGATCGCCCAGGGTTACGAGCCCGACCGCACCTGGATGCGGCTTCTGGACGGGGTCGAGCCCGACCTGTCCCCCAGCGTCAACGCCGAAACCCTGTCCCTGCGCCGTCGCCTGAAGGAACGCCTGCCCCGCCTGCGCGACATGACCCTGTATGTGATGCGCAACCGTGGCGCGGCGGCGCGGTCCTTGACCTAG
- a CDS encoding SDR family oxidoreductase has product MTDQGPSAVRGVALVTGGARRIGRAICLTLAKAGFDVAVHHHASGEDARTLADEIAALGRRACLLQADLTDEAKVRALVPAAAEALGPVTVLVNNASVFEDDRVGGLSRESWDTHLETNLRAPLVLAEAFAAQTVEGAIVNLLDQKVLKPDPRFFSYSLSRNGLWWATKTLAQALAPGIRVNGVGPGPTLPSIHQTPEEFAAEARGTLLQTPGSPEAVAEAVLWLIDARMVTGQMIAVDGGQHLAWRTPDIQE; this is encoded by the coding sequence TTGACTGATCAGGGGCCCAGCGCCGTGCGGGGCGTCGCCCTGGTCACGGGCGGGGCGCGACGGATCGGGCGGGCCATTTGCCTGACCCTGGCCAAGGCCGGGTTCGACGTCGCCGTGCACCACCATGCGTCGGGCGAGGACGCCCGGACCCTGGCGGACGAGATCGCGGCCCTGGGGCGGCGGGCGTGTCTGTTGCAGGCGGATTTGACGGACGAGGCCAAGGTGCGCGCCCTGGTTCCGGCGGCGGCCGAGGCCCTGGGGCCGGTGACGGTGCTGGTCAACAACGCCTCGGTGTTCGAAGACGACCGTGTCGGCGGCCTGAGCCGCGAAAGCTGGGACACCCATCTGGAGACCAATCTGCGGGCGCCCCTGGTGCTGGCCGAGGCGTTCGCCGCCCAGACTGTAGAAGGGGCGATCGTCAATCTGCTGGATCAGAAGGTGCTGAAGCCGGATCCGCGCTTCTTCTCCTACAGTCTGTCGCGCAATGGCCTGTGGTGGGCGACAAAGACCCTGGCCCAGGCCCTGGCGCCGGGCATTCGGGTCAATGGGGTGGGGCCGGGACCGACCCTGCCGTCAATCCACCAGACCCCCGAGGAATTCGCCGCCGAAGCGCGGGGCACCCTGTTGCAGACGCCGGGCAGCCCCGAGGCGGTGGCCGAGGCCGTGCTGTGGCTCATTGACGCGCGGATGGTGACGGGCCAGATGATCGCCGTCGATGGGGGCCAGCATCTGGCCTGGCGCACCCCGGACATCCAGGAGTAG
- the folB gene encoding dihydroneopterin aldolase → MVQSSQVSPFPADEPLRYERLSVFVRGLEVEAGIGVYDHEQGRLQRLVIDVTLELAPKPIERLGDTINYETVANAARAIAAEGHVGLVETFAERLARACLEDRRVQRATVRIEKPGALAAVIAPGCEIVLAR, encoded by the coding sequence GTGGTCCAGTCGTCTCAGGTGTCGCCGTTCCCGGCGGACGAGCCGCTGCGCTACGAGCGGCTGAGCGTCTTCGTGCGCGGGCTGGAGGTCGAGGCCGGGATCGGGGTCTATGACCACGAACAGGGGCGGTTGCAGCGGCTGGTCATCGACGTGACCCTGGAGCTGGCGCCCAAGCCGATCGAACGTCTGGGCGACACCATCAACTACGAGACCGTGGCCAATGCGGCGCGCGCCATCGCCGCCGAGGGGCATGTGGGCCTGGTCGAGACCTTCGCCGAACGCCTGGCGCGCGCCTGTCTGGAGGACCGGCGGGTGCAGCGGGCGACCGTGCGGATCGAGAAGCCGGGCGCCCTGGCCGCCGTGATCGCGCCGGGCTGCGAGATCGTGCTGGCGCGATAG
- a CDS encoding DUF4870 family protein, with protein sequence MAEPGDPKGPDAHDDDHDHDAHVGFVSPACLIGVPRAPEPQADASAQPEPEIQAEARPPERERDLFDPPEPAPVTPAFAPTSAPTPRFAADVRPAPMSLYAVYVLILLAVPTLGLSALLALLAVTGRDGPDEPLAGSHFVYQQRTLWSAAVAAVLGGLLVIVNIGVFVLFLLALWVLARGAFGVMRLKAGRPIDNPRSWLF encoded by the coding sequence ATGGCCGAACCCGGCGATCCGAAGGGCCCCGACGCCCACGACGACGATCACGATCATGACGCCCATGTCGGTTTCGTCTCGCCGGCGTGCCTGATCGGCGTGCCGCGTGCGCCAGAACCCCAGGCTGACGCTTCAGCCCAGCCGGAACCTGAAATCCAGGCCGAAGCGCGTCCGCCGGAGCGGGAGCGCGATCTGTTTGATCCACCGGAGCCCGCGCCCGTGACCCCCGCCTTCGCCCCAACGTCGGCGCCGACGCCTCGTTTCGCCGCCGACGTCCGGCCGGCGCCGATGAGCCTGTACGCCGTCTATGTCCTGATCCTGCTGGCCGTCCCGACCCTGGGTCTGTCGGCCCTGCTGGCCCTGCTGGCGGTGACGGGGCGTGACGGACCGGACGAGCCCCTGGCCGGCAGCCATTTCGTCTATCAGCAACGCACCCTGTGGAGCGCGGCGGTGGCGGCGGTGCTGGGCGGCCTGCTGGTGATCGTCAACATAGGCGTCTTCGTCCTGTTCCTGCTGGCCCTGTGGGTGCTGGCGCGCGGCGCCTTCGGCGTCATGCGGCTGAAGGCTGGACGACCGATCGACAATCCGCGCAGCTGGCTGTTCTGA
- the mdoH gene encoding glucans biosynthesis glucosyltransferase MdoH: protein MNKLAIRPVEQAEIETMNPAPQGPAWSWLPDEAPLAMPVQSLAAPDAVAEAIPATSPQTVALRRLMLLAGTVALTSLSAITPFYLYARKGWDGTEILAFGIFMLLITAISCWFVSGLMGLFVMLRGKDQADLAFAPHPALPRTRTALLMPLYNEDARASFARLAMIDASLTRLGAASAFDIFVLSDSTKEEAAASERSVFQAFRLTAGCKTFYRRRTDNAERKAGNLAEWVRRFGGAYETMIVLDADSTMAGETLLRMVDAMERNPGVGMLQTAPVIIKARTIFARVSQYSVRLYGRVAAAGLAYWTGSESSYWGHNAIIRTRAFAACCGLPHLPGKKPFGGHIMSHDVVEAALMRRAGWAVHVTAALDGSWEETPPSITDFIRRDHRWFQGNLQHLGLIGAKGLSPMSRLQLAMGCMAYLSSPLWLASLMVGLFIQMFYPVDWTSFFYILNPQFTPFMLASFLSGVLLIGPKFMGAALVLSRPAELRAFGGRRAIAKGMAAEIALSAILAPILMVANTKAFIQILSGHDTGWSTQQREADGLAWSDAFRAMRWQMIAGVGFIIPLCVRPDLATWFAPIVLPLLLAAPITVWTSRVRSGDRLAAKGFLVTPAQDGVSVNPAVLHTPRSPLRAVAGGVLAPVAAPAMVPARAPEL, encoded by the coding sequence ATGAACAAGCTGGCGATCCGGCCTGTCGAACAGGCTGAAATCGAGACGATGAACCCGGCGCCGCAAGGCCCGGCCTGGTCCTGGCTGCCCGACGAGGCGCCCTTGGCCATGCCGGTGCAGTCCCTGGCCGCGCCCGACGCCGTGGCCGAAGCCATCCCGGCCACCTCGCCGCAGACGGTCGCCCTGCGCCGTCTGATGCTGCTGGCCGGCACCGTCGCCCTGACCAGCCTGTCCGCCATCACGCCCTTCTACCTGTACGCCCGCAAGGGCTGGGACGGCACCGAGATCCTGGCGTTCGGCATCTTCATGCTGCTGATCACCGCCATCTCCTGCTGGTTCGTCAGCGGCCTGATGGGTCTGTTCGTCATGCTGCGCGGCAAGGACCAGGCCGACCTGGCCTTCGCCCCCCACCCGGCCCTGCCGCGCACCCGCACCGCCCTGCTGATGCCGCTGTACAACGAGGACGCTCGCGCCTCCTTCGCCCGCCTGGCGATGATCGACGCCTCGCTGACCCGTTTGGGCGCCGCCTCGGCCTTCGACATCTTCGTGCTGAGCGACTCGACCAAGGAAGAGGCCGCAGCCTCCGAGCGTTCGGTCTTCCAGGCCTTCCGCCTGACCGCCGGCTGCAAGACCTTCTACCGCCGCCGCACGGACAATGCCGAGCGCAAGGCCGGCAACCTGGCCGAATGGGTCCGTCGTTTCGGCGGCGCCTATGAGACCATGATCGTCCTGGACGCCGACAGCACCATGGCCGGCGAGACCCTGCTGCGCATGGTCGACGCCATGGAGCGCAATCCCGGCGTCGGCATGCTGCAGACCGCGCCGGTCATCATCAAGGCCCGCACCATCTTCGCCCGCGTGTCGCAGTATTCGGTGCGCCTGTACGGCCGCGTCGCCGCCGCCGGCCTAGCCTATTGGACCGGTTCGGAATCCAGCTACTGGGGCCACAACGCCATCATCCGCACGCGCGCCTTCGCCGCCTGCTGCGGCCTGCCCCATCTGCCGGGCAAGAAGCCCTTCGGCGGCCATATCATGAGCCACGACGTGGTCGAGGCCGCCCTGATGCGCCGCGCCGGCTGGGCCGTGCACGTCACCGCCGCCCTGGACGGATCGTGGGAAGAGACCCCGCCGTCGATCACCGACTTCATCCGCCGCGACCACCGCTGGTTCCAGGGCAATCTGCAGCACCTGGGCCTGATCGGCGCCAAGGGCCTGTCGCCGATGAGCCGCCTGCAACTTGCCATGGGCTGCATGGCCTATCTGTCCTCGCCCCTGTGGCTGGCGTCGCTGATGGTCGGCCTGTTCATCCAGATGTTCTATCCGGTCGACTGGACCAGCTTCTTCTACATCCTGAACCCCCAGTTCACTCCCTTCATGCTGGCCTCCTTCCTGTCGGGCGTGCTGCTGATCGGGCCCAAGTTCATGGGCGCCGCCCTGGTCCTCAGCCGCCCGGCCGAGCTGCGCGCCTTCGGCGGGCGTCGCGCCATCGCCAAGGGCATGGCCGCCGAGATCGCCCTGTCGGCCATCCTGGCCCCCATCCTGATGGTCGCCAACACCAAGGCCTTCATCCAGATCCTGTCCGGCCACGACACCGGCTGGTCGACCCAGCAGCGCGAGGCCGACGGCCTGGCCTGGTCAGACGCCTTCCGCGCAATGCGCTGGCAGATGATCGCCGGCGTCGGCTTCATCATCCCCCTGTGCGTCCGCCCCGACCTGGCCACCTGGTTCGCCCCGATCGTCCTGCCGCTGCTGCTGGCCGCCCCGATCACGGTCTGGACCTCGCGGGTTCGCTCGGGCGACAGGCTGGCGGCCAAGGGCTTCCTGGTCACCCCGGCCCAGGACGGCGTCAGCGTCAACCCGGCCGTCCTCCACACGCCCCGCTCGCCGCTGCGTGCCGTCGCCGGCGGCGTCCTGGCCCCGGTCGCGGCCCCGGCCATGGTCCCGGCCCGCGCGCCGGAGCTGTAA
- a CDS encoding acyltransferase family protein: MTPSAPSSARRYDLDWIRVGAFSLLILYHVGLVYGVYGWHVHSVHTFEWMREAILVTNPWRLTLLFLVSGAALRFMTFRRSPREVARARFARLVPPLLFGAIILVPIQSWIEAMDKAGWPGGLAGFAAWMVHEFGFNGLADGVPVNHLWFIVYIAAYSVVTVLLWRVPGLIDRIGATLEKALAGPRVLILPILYLIAIRILLFPWFGVTNILHWDWYNHALSLGAFVFGFSIVGRETIWRDMERYRWVALGLAAVALPIMMAQVWHPGGRAFWGVPKAMVYGLDQWAVIVAILGFGSRHLRSRGGPVLTYLTEATFPLYLAHQTILVAAVWIIRPARLPVGLEALSLLLTTFLGSFAVYEVVKRIPAIRPLWGLKPLDGRPWPLDLEALRRPTARYHRRRRLLAVGVAAPLLALTVVAAAIAAYPGFDNATQYLSELGGATAQAPIIFNGGVFVAGVMAALAGIGFGLAVYALTEKRVAGAVIAVVFVLAGAGMSASTLYPWPDPRHMIINLALGIQLAPVLLLWGLASRRDLPRLKLFLAITFVVMAILTVVTKHLVFPGTVNDANVGWWERAYAIVLVCWVGIAAWVLDRKLLQDAADSPSGDPAAHPATRPG, encoded by the coding sequence GTGACCCCCTCCGCCCCCTCGTCCGCGCGCCGTTATGATCTGGACTGGATCCGGGTCGGGGCGTTCAGTCTGCTGATCCTGTACCATGTAGGCCTAGTCTACGGGGTCTATGGTTGGCACGTGCACAGCGTCCACACCTTCGAGTGGATGCGCGAAGCCATATTGGTCACCAATCCCTGGCGGCTGACCCTGCTGTTTCTGGTGTCCGGGGCGGCGCTGCGGTTCATGACCTTCCGGCGCAGTCCGCGCGAGGTCGCTCGCGCCCGGTTTGCGCGCCTCGTCCCCCCCCTGCTGTTCGGCGCGATCATCCTGGTGCCGATCCAGTCCTGGATCGAGGCGATGGACAAGGCCGGCTGGCCGGGCGGCCTGGCCGGTTTCGCCGCCTGGATGGTGCATGAGTTCGGCTTCAACGGCCTGGCCGACGGCGTGCCGGTCAACCACCTTTGGTTCATCGTCTATATCGCCGCCTACAGCGTCGTCACCGTGCTGCTGTGGCGTGTGCCGGGGCTGATCGACCGGATCGGCGCGACCCTGGAAAAGGCCTTGGCGGGGCCGCGCGTGCTGATCCTGCCGATCCTCTATCTGATCGCCATCCGCATCCTGCTGTTTCCCTGGTTCGGGGTGACGAACATCCTGCACTGGGACTGGTACAATCACGCCCTGTCGCTGGGGGCCTTTGTGTTCGGTTTCAGCATCGTGGGCCGCGAGACGATCTGGCGCGACATGGAGCGGTATCGCTGGGTCGCCCTGGGCCTGGCTGCGGTCGCCCTGCCGATCATGATGGCCCAGGTCTGGCATCCGGGCGGGCGGGCCTTCTGGGGCGTGCCCAAGGCCATGGTCTACGGCCTGGACCAGTGGGCGGTGATCGTCGCCATTCTGGGCTTCGGCAGCCGGCATTTGCGCTCGCGCGGCGGGCCGGTACTGACCTATCTGACCGAGGCCACCTTCCCCCTGTATCTAGCGCACCAGACGATCCTGGTCGCGGCGGTCTGGATCATTCGTCCCGCCCGCCTGCCGGTGGGGCTGGAGGCCCTGTCCCTGCTGCTGACCACCTTCCTGGGCAGTTTCGCCGTCTATGAGGTCGTCAAACGCATCCCCGCCATCCGGCCCCTGTGGGGATTGAAACCGTTGGACGGCCGGCCCTGGCCCTTGGACCTGGAGGCTCTGCGGCGCCCGACCGCGCGCTATCACCGCCGTCGCCGCCTGCTGGCGGTCGGCGTCGCCGCCCCGCTTCTGGCCCTGACGGTGGTGGCCGCCGCCATCGCCGCCTATCCCGGCTTCGACAACGCCACCCAGTATCTGAGCGAACTGGGCGGGGCGACGGCCCAGGCGCCGATCATCTTCAACGGCGGCGTCTTCGTCGCCGGGGTGATGGCCGCCCTGGCGGGAATCGGCTTCGGCCTAGCCGTCTACGCCCTGACGGAGAAGCGGGTCGCCGGGGCCGTGATCGCCGTGGTCTTCGTCCTGGCCGGCGCCGGCATGTCGGCCTCGACCCTGTATCCGTGGCCGGACCCGCGCCACATGATCATCAACCTGGCCCTGGGCATCCAGCTGGCGCCTGTTCTGCTGCTGTGGGGGCTGGCGTCACGCCGGGATCTGCCGCGTCTGAAGCTCTTCCTCGCGATCACCTTCGTGGTCATGGCGATCCTGACCGTTGTAACAAAACACCTGGTCTTCCCCGGCACGGTCAATGACGCCAATGTCGGCTGGTGGGAGCGCGCCTACGCCATTGTCCTGGTGTGCTGGGTGGGGATTGCCGCCTGGGTTTTGGACCGTAAACTGTTGCAGGACGCGGCGGATTCGCCCTCTGGAGACCCTGCGGCCCACCCGGCGACGCGCCCAGGGTAA
- a CDS encoding VOC family protein, whose protein sequence is MSAFVHVDEIRSRFSAALSALYRAEVPQYGELLALVAEINAETLKADPAGAERLAAAGEMARLSEERHGAIRVGTADELATIARAFAVMGMAPVSYYNLAPAGVPVHSTAFRPVDPAALARNPFRVFCSLLRLELIEDEALRAEAAAALARRDIFTPGARALIETAETAGGLDEGQADRFVAELLETFRWHAEATVSAATYERLVAAHRLIADVVSFKGPHINHLTPRTLDIDAAQAAMPERGITPKETIEGPPARACPILLRQTSFKALQEAIAFPGADGAVQGVHTARFGEIEQRGCALTPAGRALYDAALASKDFSALPDDWTALRRGGLAWFRYRATSQGLAGCPETTDLEALIALGHVVAEPITYEDFLPVSAAGIFQSNLGAEARGTAYAVDPAKADFEQALGRAVLDEMALYKAEQNASVAATLKALGLTETLA, encoded by the coding sequence ATGTCCGCCTTCGTCCACGTTGATGAGATCCGCAGCCGTTTCTCGGCCGCCCTGTCGGCCCTGTACCGGGCCGAGGTGCCCCAGTACGGCGAGCTGCTGGCCCTGGTGGCCGAGATCAATGCAGAGACGCTGAAGGCCGATCCGGCGGGAGCCGAGCGTCTGGCCGCCGCAGGCGAAATGGCGCGGCTATCGGAGGAACGCCACGGCGCCATCCGCGTCGGTACGGCGGATGAATTGGCCACCATCGCCCGCGCCTTTGCGGTCATGGGCATGGCGCCGGTCAGCTATTACAATCTGGCCCCGGCGGGAGTGCCGGTCCATTCCACAGCCTTCCGCCCCGTTGATCCGGCGGCCCTGGCGCGCAATCCCTTCCGGGTCTTCTGCTCCCTGCTGCGGCTAGAGCTGATCGAGGACGAGGCTTTGCGGGCGGAGGCGGCCGCCGCCCTGGCCCGACGCGACATCTTCACCCCCGGCGCGCGGGCCCTGATCGAGACGGCCGAGACCGCCGGCGGCCTGGACGAGGGCCAGGCCGACCGGTTCGTGGCCGAACTGCTGGAGACCTTCCGCTGGCATGCCGAGGCGACGGTCAGCGCCGCCACCTATGAACGGCTGGTCGCCGCCCACCGGCTGATCGCCGACGTGGTCAGCTTCAAGGGGCCGCACATCAACCACCTGACGCCGCGCACCCTGGACATCGACGCCGCCCAGGCCGCCATGCCCGAACGCGGCATCACGCCCAAGGAGACGATCGAGGGCCCGCCGGCCCGCGCCTGCCCCATCCTGTTGCGCCAGACCAGTTTCAAGGCCTTGCAGGAGGCCATCGCCTTCCCCGGCGCGGACGGCGCCGTCCAGGGGGTGCACACCGCCCGCTTCGGCGAGATCGAACAGCGGGGTTGCGCCCTGACCCCCGCCGGTCGCGCCCTGTATGACGCGGCCTTGGCGAGCAAGGACTTCTCGGCCCTGCCCGACGACTGGACGGCGTTGCGACGGGGCGGCCTGGCCTGGTTCCGCTATCGCGCGACGTCGCAAGGCCTGGCCGGGTGCCCCGAGACGACCGATCTGGAGGCCCTGATCGCCCTGGGTCACGTCGTCGCCGAACCGATCACCTACGAAGATTTCCTGCCCGTCAGCGCCGCCGGCATCTTCCAGTCCAACCTGGGCGCTGAGGCGCGCGGGACCGCCTATGCGGTCGATCCGGCCAAGGCTGATTTCGAACAGGCCCTGGGCCGTGCGGTGCTGGACGAGATGGCGCTGTACAAGGCCGAACAGAACGCCTCGGTCGCCGCGACGTTGAAGGCGCTGGGCTTGACCGAGACCCTGGCCTGA
- the msrA gene encoding peptide-methionine (S)-S-oxide reductase MsrA: MLLSKTAELPTAETALPGRAEPLATDVNHYVSGHPLKGPYPQGFQTAIFGMGCFWGVERIFWSLPGVWVTSAGYSGGITPNPTYEETCTGRTGHTEVVKVVFDPQAITYAELLKAFWENHDPTQGMRQGNDVGTTYRSALYTLNDAQQREAEASRDAYQAALTAAGRGTITTEIEPAGEYFYAEDYHQGYLAKNPAGYCGIGGTGVVCPIGVGVEA, encoded by the coding sequence ATGCTGCTGTCGAAAACCGCCGAACTGCCCACCGCCGAGACCGCCCTGCCCGGTCGCGCCGAGCCCCTGGCCACCGACGTCAACCACTATGTCAGCGGCCATCCGCTGAAGGGACCATATCCCCAGGGCTTCCAGACCGCGATCTTCGGCATGGGCTGTTTCTGGGGCGTGGAGCGGATTTTCTGGTCATTGCCGGGCGTGTGGGTGACCTCGGCCGGCTATTCGGGCGGAATCACGCCCAATCCCACCTATGAGGAGACCTGCACCGGCCGCACCGGCCATACCGAGGTGGTCAAGGTGGTGTTCGACCCGCAGGCGATCACCTATGCCGAGCTGCTGAAGGCCTTCTGGGAGAACCATGACCCGACCCAGGGCATGCGCCAGGGCAATGACGTGGGCACCACCTATCGCTCGGCCCTCTATACGCTGAACGACGCGCAGCAGCGTGAGGCCGAAGCGTCGCGGGACGCCTATCAGGCGGCCCTGACGGCGGCGGGACGTGGGACGATCACCACCGAGATCGAACCGGCGGGCGAGTATTTCTACGCCGAAGACTATCATCAGGGTTATCTGGCCAAGAACCCGGCCGGCTACTGCGGCATAGGCGGCACCGGCGTGGTCTGCCCCATCGGGGTCGGCGTCGAGGCCTGA
- a CDS encoding Lrp/AsnC family transcriptional regulator, with amino-acid sequence MTSLDVFDRKILAALQEAGDAGPSELAPIVGLSPSQISRRLQILRKDGVIRSIHAHLSPAALNVGIMAYVMLTMTSSDPQAASDFRKRLILLDEVLECQLLTGSPDMIIKVATKDLSSLNILLTETLLSSPQIANGRTSIILQDVKSSHSLPLRFC; translated from the coding sequence TTGACATCCCTCGATGTGTTTGACCGAAAAATTCTGGCGGCCCTGCAAGAAGCCGGCGACGCGGGCCCAAGTGAACTGGCGCCGATCGTTGGACTTTCGCCGTCTCAAATTTCGCGCAGACTCCAAATTTTACGCAAAGACGGCGTCATTCGTTCCATCCATGCCCACCTGTCGCCAGCGGCGTTAAACGTAGGCATCATGGCCTACGTAATGCTAACCATGACATCTTCTGATCCACAGGCCGCATCAGATTTTCGTAAACGTCTTATACTGCTTGATGAGGTACTGGAGTGCCAATTACTTACTGGATCACCTGACATGATAATTAAGGTGGCGACAAAAGATCTATCCTCCCTGAATATACTTTTGACGGAAACACTCCTGTCATCTCCGCAAATAGCAAATGGACGCACAAGCATTATTCTACAGGACGTGAAAAGTTCGCATAGCCTGCCTCTCCGTTTCTGCTGA